One segment of Saprospiraceae bacterium DNA contains the following:
- a CDS encoding cation:proton antiporter produces the protein MHLDLTLPLANPVLIFALVLFIILFAPLVLNRLKIPHIIGLIIAGVLIGPYGFNIMVRDSSIVLFGTVGLLYIMFLAGLEIDLNEFKRNTLKSLLFGLYTFLVPMTLGVSVSYYFLGFSLPTAILLASMFASHTLVTYPILSRYGIIKNRAVNITIGGTMITDTLALLVLAVIIGTSKGEIGPDFWLQLSMSVLAFIALVLFGFPIIVRWFFSRNEDPVMQYIFVLGLVFLAAFLSQVAGVEPIIGAFLAGLALNQYIPHTSALMNRIEFVGNALFIPFFLIGVGMLVDVSIIFRDTETIKIAVTMSVVATFAKYVAAFLTQKSLGLSKDERNLIFGLSNAQAAATLAAVLVGFNTIIGTGADGEPIRLLNENVLNGTILMILVTCTIASFATEQSARKLALLEVESEDTDHAHSKSRRLLIPVSNAKVIDTLVGLAVLSKEKEDKLFAAHIVRDAHDRKELAEAEKLIEKTQKVASETDNRLETLIAADTNVGAGLSQIVKEERITDVFLGSHVRKDPTDNFYGNIIRTILNSTSANIFISRILQPPGLTKKVVFVIPENAEYEIGFPHWFPMMKHLCQEIGAKAKVFAGEATLRYLGNLNAGSKTPLSFEAERFTDWEDFLILARDVTKADLFVVVQARKSYISYNPHFEKVPIFLTKYFQDINYLLVYPGDGRDIGPALDYRNPSLSEPIKENFEMLKNIGSKILKTK, from the coding sequence ATGCACTTAGACTTGACCTTGCCCCTTGCGAACCCCGTGTTGATATTTGCGTTGGTGCTTTTCATCATTCTGTTTGCGCCGTTGGTGCTGAACCGGCTGAAGATTCCGCACATCATTGGGTTGATAATCGCGGGAGTGTTGATCGGGCCGTATGGGTTCAATATCATGGTGAGAGACAGTAGCATCGTGCTGTTTGGCACAGTGGGCTTGCTGTACATCATGTTTTTGGCAGGCTTGGAAATAGACCTCAACGAGTTCAAGCGCAATACGTTGAAGAGCTTGCTCTTTGGTCTTTATACCTTCTTGGTACCGATGACGCTTGGCGTGAGCGTTTCTTACTATTTTTTGGGTTTTAGCCTTCCCACCGCCATTTTATTGGCAAGTATGTTCGCCTCGCACACGTTGGTAACCTATCCCATATTGTCGCGCTATGGCATCATCAAAAACAGGGCGGTCAACATCACCATCGGTGGCACGATGATTACGGACACTTTGGCGCTGTTGGTTTTGGCCGTCATCATTGGCACCTCCAAAGGTGAAATCGGGCCTGATTTCTGGTTGCAGCTCAGCATGTCGGTGTTGGCGTTCATTGCGCTTGTGCTATTTGGGTTTCCTATCATCGTGCGGTGGTTTTTTAGTCGCAACGAAGACCCTGTGATGCAGTATATTTTTGTGTTGGGGCTTGTGTTTTTGGCCGCTTTCTTATCGCAAGTCGCTGGCGTGGAGCCTATCATAGGTGCGTTTTTGGCGGGTTTGGCGCTCAATCAGTACATTCCGCACACCTCCGCCTTGATGAACCGAATCGAGTTTGTGGGCAATGCGTTGTTCATTCCTTTTTTCTTGATAGGGGTTGGGATGTTGGTGGACGTGTCAATCATATTTCGGGATACGGAGACCATCAAAATCGCGGTCACCATGTCGGTGGTAGCCACTTTCGCAAAATATGTCGCTGCTTTTTTGACCCAAAAAAGTCTGGGGCTTAGCAAGGATGAGCGCAATCTGATATTTGGGCTAAGCAATGCGCAAGCGGCAGCTACCTTGGCGGCGGTGCTGGTGGGCTTCAACACCATCATCGGCACGGGCGCTGATGGCGAACCCATCAGGCTGCTCAATGAAAATGTGCTCAATGGCACCATTTTGATGATTTTGGTCACATGCACTATTGCATCGTTTGCCACAGAGCAAAGCGCTCGCAAGCTGGCGTTGCTTGAGGTAGAATCGGAAGACACAGACCATGCACACAGCAAATCGCGTCGGTTGTTGATTCCTGTTTCCAATGCAAAGGTGATTGACACGTTGGTGGGGCTTGCTGTGTTGTCGAAAGAAAAAGAGGATAAGTTGTTTGCGGCACATATAGTACGCGATGCACACGATAGGAAGGAGCTTGCGGAAGCAGAAAAATTGATAGAAAAAACTCAAAAAGTAGCATCGGAAACCGACAATCGTTTGGAGACGCTCATCGCCGCAGACACGAACGTGGGCGCGGGATTGTCGCAAATTGTCAAAGAAGAGCGAATCACCGATGTTTTCTTAGGCTCCCACGTTCGCAAAGACCCTACTGACAATTTCTACGGCAACATTATCCGCACCATTCTCAACAGCACCTCAGCCAATATATTTATCTCGCGCATACTGCAACCGCCCGGCCTGACGAAAAAAGTAGTGTTTGTCATCCCCGAAAATGCGGAGTACGAAATCGGGTTCCCGCATTGGTTCCCGATGATGAAGCACCTATGCCAAGAGATAGGCGCAAAAGCAAAAGTGTTTGCGGGAGAGGCCACGTTGAGATACCTTGGCAATCTCAACGCTGGCTCGAAAACGCCGTTGTCCTTTGAGGCTGAGCGATTTACCGATTGGGAGGATTTTCTGATTCTTGCACGGGACGTGACCAAAGCAGACCTTTTTGTGGTGGTGCAAGCGCGGAAGTCGTATATCTCCTACAATCCTCATTTTGAAAAAGTCCCCATTTTCCTCACCAAGTATTTTCAAGACATCAATTACCTGTTGGTCTATCCGGGAGACGGGCGCGACATTGGCCCTGCGCTCGACTACCGCAACCCCTCCCTTTCGGAGCCTATCAAAGAAAATTTTGAAATGCTGAAAAACATTGGGAGCAAAATTTTGAAGACCAAGTGA
- the obgE gene encoding GTPase ObgE, whose amino-acid sequence MENFVDYVKILFRSGKGGGGSVHFYRGPATPKGGPDGGDGGRGGHIILKADPQEWTLLSLKFTKHIFAKDGDGGRGGLKTGKDGEDIIVKVPLGTVARDAETGEFLMEITEKDDEKILLPGGRGGKGNNFFKSATHQTPRYAQPGEPAIEKWIILELKILADVGLVGFPNAGKSTLLSAVTAAKPKIGDYPFTTLVPNLGIVKVREGQTFIMADIPGIIEGAHEGRGLGHRFLRHIERNSILLFMVPADTDRNIRDEYAILLHELEQYNPELLDKPRLLAITKCDLIDDDLEKMLRPTLPTGIPAIFISSMTNKNLQRLKDLLWNMLNES is encoded by the coding sequence ATGGAAAATTTTGTAGATTATGTAAAAATTCTCTTCCGCTCCGGCAAAGGCGGCGGAGGAAGCGTGCACTTCTATCGAGGCCCCGCCACGCCCAAAGGCGGCCCCGACGGAGGCGACGGCGGGCGCGGCGGCCATATTATCCTGAAAGCCGACCCTCAGGAATGGACGTTGCTTTCGTTGAAATTCACCAAGCATATCTTTGCCAAAGATGGCGACGGCGGGCGCGGCGGCTTGAAAACAGGGAAGGATGGCGAAGACATTATTGTGAAAGTGCCATTGGGCACAGTGGCCCGCGATGCGGAGACGGGCGAATTCCTGATGGAAATCACCGAAAAAGACGACGAGAAAATCCTGCTCCCCGGAGGCCGAGGCGGCAAGGGCAACAATTTTTTCAAATCCGCCACCCACCAAACGCCGCGTTATGCGCAGCCCGGCGAACCTGCCATCGAAAAATGGATTATACTGGAGCTTAAAATTCTGGCCGATGTCGGCTTGGTGGGCTTCCCAAACGCCGGGAAAAGCACCCTGCTGAGCGCCGTCACGGCAGCCAAACCCAAAATCGGCGATTACCCCTTCACCACGCTCGTGCCCAATCTCGGCATCGTGAAAGTGCGCGAGGGACAGACCTTTATCATGGCCGATATCCCCGGCATCATAGAAGGCGCTCACGAAGGAAGGGGGCTTGGGCATCGCTTCTTGCGACACATCGAACGCAATAGCATCCTGCTCTTCATGGTCCCAGCAGACACCGACCGCAACATCCGCGACGAATACGCCATTCTGCTCCATGAGCTGGAACAGTACAACCCCGAACTTCTGGACAAACCTCGCCTGCTTGCCATCACCAAATGCGACTTGATTGACGACGACCTGGAAAAAATGCTGCGCCCGACATTGCCGACAGGCATACCCGCCATTTTTATCTCTTCCATGACCAACAAAAACTTGCAGCGACTGAAAGACCTGCTTTGGAACATGCTCAACGAAAGCTGA
- a CDS encoding TIGR00730 family Rossman fold protein, which produces MDPNEPQFFEGPKSRRFELGFAFKVFKEFLQGFRGLHFIGPCVTVFGSARFKEGHPYYEAAKKFSGRIADELGLTIMTGGGPGIMEAANRGAREVGGKSVGCNIVLPHEQKENPYLDKYVTFRYFFVRKVLLLKYSYAFVIFPGGFGTMDELFETLTLVQTGKIDNFPIVVMGMDFFRPLQEYLKFMVEQGTISPEDMDLIIFTDDMDEAISHIRKYLSANYRVVKRDRPVWWLFEKS; this is translated from the coding sequence ATTGACCCCAACGAACCACAGTTCTTCGAAGGCCCGAAGAGTCGCAGATTCGAGTTAGGGTTCGCGTTCAAAGTGTTCAAGGAGTTTTTGCAGGGGTTTCGCGGGTTGCATTTCATCGGCCCATGCGTCACGGTGTTTGGCTCCGCCCGTTTCAAGGAAGGTCACCCTTACTATGAGGCGGCAAAAAAATTCAGTGGCCGAATTGCCGATGAGCTGGGGCTGACCATTATGACGGGTGGTGGCCCCGGCATCATGGAAGCGGCCAATCGCGGCGCACGGGAGGTGGGTGGCAAATCGGTGGGGTGCAACATCGTGTTGCCACATGAGCAAAAGGAAAATCCTTATCTGGATAAGTACGTCACCTTTCGCTACTTTTTCGTGCGCAAAGTGCTGTTGCTCAAGTACTCTTATGCCTTTGTCATTTTTCCCGGAGGCTTCGGCACCATGGACGAGCTCTTCGAGACCTTGACTTTGGTGCAGACCGGAAAAATTGACAATTTTCCCATCGTGGTGATGGGGATGGATTTTTTCCGCCCGCTTCAAGAATATCTCAAGTTCATGGTGGAGCAGGGCACCATTTCGCCAGAAGACATGGACCTTATCATTTTCACCGACGACATGGATGAGGCCATCAGCCACATCCGCAAGTATCTTTCGGCCAACTATCGAGTGGTCAAGCGCGACCGCCCTGTGTGGTGGTTGTTTGAGAAGTCATAA
- a CDS encoding amidohydrolase gives MKEQIQQLARQYHADTVACRRHLHAHPELSFQEVQTGKFVAAQLAALGIEHRHGMAGNGVVALIKGKNPRKRVVALRGDMDALPIREANNVPYKSQNDGVMHACGHDVHTSSLLGTARVLHELRHQFEGMVKCIFQPGEEKLPGGASIMIREGVLENPRPTSIFGQHVHPPLRAGMIGLKPGIYMASADEIYVTVKGRGGHGAMPHDCVDPVTIAAQLIVSLQQIVSRYADPTIPSVLTFGKVNTVGGATNVIPNEIKLEGTFRTMHEKWRSEAHKRMKKIAESVAKSMGAACEFNIVKGYPVLYNHEALTARTKARASEFLGKDNVVDLPARMTAEDFAYFSQAMPACFYRLGTGNPERGITSPIHTDTFDIDEAALETGVGLMAWLAIKELEGK, from the coding sequence ATGAAAGAGCAAATCCAACAACTTGCCCGCCAATACCACGCCGACACGGTGGCTTGTCGCCGGCATCTGCACGCCCACCCAGAGCTTTCGTTTCAAGAAGTGCAAACCGGGAAATTCGTGGCTGCTCAACTGGCCGCGCTCGGCATCGAACACCGACACGGCATGGCTGGCAACGGCGTGGTCGCCCTGATAAAGGGCAAAAATCCCCGCAAACGGGTGGTGGCCTTGCGCGGCGACATGGACGCTTTGCCTATCCGCGAGGCCAACAACGTGCCTTACAAATCCCAAAACGATGGGGTCATGCACGCTTGCGGCCACGATGTGCATACCTCCTCCTTGCTCGGCACGGCGAGGGTTTTGCATGAGCTGCGCCACCAGTTTGAAGGCATGGTGAAGTGCATTTTTCAGCCGGGAGAGGAAAAATTGCCGGGCGGGGCTAGTATCATGATTCGGGAAGGAGTGCTCGAAAACCCTCGCCCCACAAGTATTTTTGGTCAACATGTGCATCCCCCTTTGCGGGCGGGCATGATAGGTCTCAAGCCGGGTATCTATATGGCTTCTGCCGACGAAATATATGTCACCGTGAAGGGGCGCGGCGGGCATGGCGCCATGCCGCACGATTGTGTTGACCCCGTGACCATTGCGGCTCAACTCATCGTGTCGCTTCAGCAAATCGTCAGTCGCTATGCCGACCCCACTATTCCGTCCGTGCTGACGTTCGGAAAAGTAAACACCGTGGGCGGTGCGACGAATGTGATTCCAAATGAAATAAAACTCGAAGGGACTTTTCGCACCATGCATGAAAAATGGCGCTCCGAAGCGCATAAGCGCATGAAGAAAATAGCTGAAAGCGTGGCCAAAAGCATGGGGGCTGCGTGTGAGTTCAATATCGTGAAAGGCTATCCGGTATTGTACAACCACGAGGCGCTGACGGCACGCACGAAAGCGCGAGCGAGCGAGTTTTTGGGCAAAGACAATGTCGTGGATTTGCCTGCTCGCATGACCGCCGAGGATTTCGCCTATTTTTCACAAGCCATGCCAGCCTGCTTCTATCGTCTTGGCACGGGTAACCCCGAACGGGGCATCACTTCTCCCATCCACACCGACACATTTGATATTGACGAGGCTGCTTTGGAAACCGGCGTGGGCTTGATGGCTTGGTTGGCCATCAAGGAACTGGAAGGCAAATGA
- a CDS encoding ATP-binding cassette domain-containing protein has product MIRAENIIKTFGEQQVLKGIDFTFEAGKNNLIIGRSGAGKTVLLKILVGLLNPTSGTVWYDDENFTALDKEGMRAIRMKIGMLFQGSALFDSLTVEENIRFPMDMFTHKTPQQKLERVNYCLERVNLAGNNKKYPSELSGGMQKRVGIARAIVLEPQYLFCDEPNSGLDPKTAILIDELISSITQENNITTIINTHDMNSVMEIGDNICFLHEGQLEWAGNKNEVLGSDNENLQSFIFASPFLQRLRKAALK; this is encoded by the coding sequence ATGATTCGAGCAGAAAACATTATCAAAACCTTCGGCGAGCAACAAGTACTGAAAGGCATTGACTTCACCTTTGAAGCAGGCAAGAACAACCTAATCATAGGCCGCTCCGGCGCTGGCAAAACGGTGTTGCTCAAAATTTTGGTGGGCCTGCTCAACCCCACGAGCGGCACCGTGTGGTACGACGATGAAAATTTCACGGCTTTGGATAAAGAGGGCATGAGAGCCATCCGCATGAAAATTGGGATGCTGTTTCAAGGCTCGGCACTATTTGACTCTCTGACGGTGGAAGAAAACATCCGCTTCCCTATGGATATGTTTACCCACAAAACGCCGCAGCAAAAATTGGAGCGCGTGAACTACTGCCTCGAACGGGTCAACCTCGCCGGCAACAACAAAAAATACCCTTCCGAGCTCTCTGGCGGTATGCAAAAAAGGGTCGGCATCGCCCGCGCCATCGTCTTGGAGCCGCAATATCTTTTTTGCGATGAACCCAACTCCGGCCTTGACCCCAAAACAGCCATCCTCATTGACGAGCTCATCAGCAGCATCACGCAAGAAAACAACATCACAACCATCATCAACACGCACGACATGAACTCGGTGATGGAGATAGGCGACAACATCTGTTTCCTTCACGAGGGCCAACTGGAATGGGCGGGCAACAAAAACGAGGTGCTCGGCAGCGACAATGAAAATTTGCAGTCCTTCATTTTCGCCTCCCCTTTCTTGCAGCGCCTGCGCAAGGCCGCGCTGAAATAA
- a CDS encoding DUF2141 domain-containing protein: MLSFVLFLHHFLHPVLSISFTNISEAKGSLYIGVYDSESSFLQEKKVVFKKVLPVRKKGSIELKIPDLAPGFYAVSCFHDLNDNGKLDKNLVGIPSEPYGFSNNARPKFRAPKWEEAKFEIKSGENRIAIRLEKW; this comes from the coding sequence GTGCTATCGTTCGTTTTGTTTTTGCATCATTTTCTTCATCCTGTGCTTAGCATATCGTTCACCAACATCAGCGAGGCAAAAGGCAGTCTTTACATAGGTGTTTATGACAGTGAGTCCTCTTTCTTGCAGGAAAAAAAAGTTGTTTTTAAAAAAGTGCTTCCTGTGCGGAAAAAAGGTTCCATAGAGCTCAAAATACCAGACCTTGCTCCGGGTTTCTACGCGGTGAGCTGCTTCCACGATTTGAACGACAACGGAAAATTGGACAAAAACCTCGTGGGCATCCCTAGCGAGCCTTACGGCTTTTCCAATAATGCACGGCCAAAATTTCGCGCCCCCAAGTGGGAGGAAGCAAAGTTTGAAATAAAATCGGGTGAAAACCGCATTGCTATTCGTTTAGAAAAATGGTGA
- the fbp gene encoding class 1 fructose-bisphosphatase yields MATSTKKSPENGQPSAASVPASPVSGNRIVTLDEFIIRAEKDFDYATGELTGLLRDIGVAAKIINREVNKAGLVNIIGVANSGENQSGEMQQKLDVYANEKLIECLKNSGECCAIASEENEDIIQVPPIGSKASNYVVMFDPLDGSSNIDVNVSVGTIFAIYRRKSDPSGPATKEDFLQAGTKQVAAGYVLYGTSTLLVYTTGRGVNGFTLDPSIGEFCLSHRNMRIPENGSTYSVNQGYYSKFDLEMRRYIDNCSDQNYGLRYIGSMVSDIHRILIQGGIFLYPSTRKYPKGKLRLLYECNPLSFIVEQAGGKAMNTQLKRVLEVTPSELHQRSTVAIGSPAMVDELKAFIERYSALPL; encoded by the coding sequence ATGGCAACTTCTACAAAAAAATCTCCCGAAAACGGCCAACCGTCCGCCGCTTCCGTGCCTGCCTCTCCCGTATCGGGCAACCGAATCGTCACGCTCGACGAGTTTATCATTCGCGCGGAAAAAGATTTTGACTATGCCACTGGCGAACTGACCGGGCTACTGCGCGACATCGGGGTGGCTGCCAAAATCATCAACAGAGAGGTGAACAAGGCGGGACTTGTCAACATCATCGGGGTAGCCAATAGCGGAGAAAACCAAAGCGGCGAGATGCAGCAAAAACTCGATGTGTATGCCAACGAAAAGCTCATCGAGTGCCTCAAAAACTCTGGCGAATGTTGCGCCATCGCTTCAGAGGAAAATGAAGACATCATCCAAGTGCCACCCATTGGCTCCAAGGCCAGCAACTATGTGGTTATGTTCGACCCTTTGGATGGCTCTTCCAATATAGACGTGAACGTGTCGGTGGGCACTATTTTCGCCATTTATCGCCGCAAAAGCGACCCTTCTGGCCCAGCCACCAAAGAAGATTTTTTGCAAGCAGGCACCAAACAAGTAGCCGCAGGGTATGTCCTGTACGGCACTTCCACCTTGCTCGTTTACACCACTGGCCGCGGCGTGAACGGCTTCACGCTCGACCCCTCCATTGGCGAGTTTTGCCTCAGCCATCGGAATATGCGCATTCCCGAAAACGGCTCTACCTACTCCGTCAATCAAGGCTACTACTCCAAGTTTGACCTTGAGATGCGCCGTTACATTGACAACTGCTCCGACCAAAACTACGGCCTCCGCTATATCGGCAGCATGGTGAGCGACATCCACCGCATCCTCATCCAAGGCGGCATATTCCTCTATCCCAGCACTCGGAAATATCCAAAAGGCAAGCTCCGTTTGCTTTACGAGTGCAACCCACTGTCTTTCATCGTGGAGCAGGCCGGAGGCAAAGCCATGAACACCCAACTGAAGCGGGTGCTGGAAGTGACGCCCTCCGAACTTCACCAGCGCAGCACCGTCGCTATCGGCTCGCCCGCCATGGTGGACGAACTAAAGGCATTCATCGAGCGGTATTCCGCGCTGCCTTTGTAA
- a CDS encoding polysaccharide deacetylase family protein, with the protein MKINHLTSIALCICCLSGLYAQAQPTLPERLGYSKDAKLLIIHADDLAVAHSENQASFKAMKEGSVNSASVMVPCPWLPEVAAYAKANPNHDLGLHLTLTSEWKHFKWGPVSDCGELGGLVDSNGYFFDNCTSFASQAKPEAVEAELRAQIEKAKAMGIEPTHLDSHMGCLFFQNPTLFGIYLKIGREYGIPTMVGRDLLSMLPDPFKQAMTEKDIVLDRILSASPDDYQKGMANYYTSVLQNLQPGVSIILIHTAYDDAEMKGVSIDHPDWGAAWRQADYDFFTSDACRNLLKEQNIQLITWREIGKLLR; encoded by the coding sequence ATGAAAATCAACCATCTCACGAGTATCGCTCTTTGCATCTGTTGCCTGTCAGGCTTATATGCGCAAGCCCAGCCCACACTCCCCGAACGCCTCGGCTACTCGAAAGATGCCAAGTTGCTCATCATTCACGCCGACGATTTGGCGGTGGCGCACTCGGAAAATCAGGCCAGTTTCAAAGCGATGAAAGAAGGCTCGGTCAATTCGGCGAGCGTCATGGTGCCGTGCCCTTGGCTGCCAGAAGTCGCTGCTTACGCGAAGGCGAATCCCAACCATGATTTGGGTTTGCACTTGACGTTGACAAGCGAGTGGAAACACTTTAAATGGGGCCCAGTCTCGGACTGTGGCGAACTGGGTGGGCTGGTGGATTCCAACGGGTATTTCTTCGACAATTGCACCTCTTTTGCCAGCCAAGCGAAACCGGAAGCGGTGGAGGCCGAGCTCCGCGCCCAAATCGAAAAAGCAAAGGCGATGGGCATAGAACCGACCCATCTGGATTCGCACATGGGTTGTTTGTTTTTCCAAAACCCGACGCTGTTCGGCATTTATCTGAAAATCGGACGCGAATATGGCATCCCGACGATGGTTGGGCGCGACCTTTTGAGCATGCTGCCTGACCCCTTCAAACAAGCCATGACGGAGAAGGACATCGTGCTCGACCGCATCTTGTCCGCCAGCCCTGATGATTACCAAAAAGGCATGGCCAATTACTACACATCCGTGCTCCAAAACCTCCAACCCGGAGTTAGCATCATCCTTATCCACACTGCCTACGACGATGCCGAGATGAAGGGCGTGAGCATTGACCATCCCGACTGGGGCGCGGCGTGGCGGCAAGCAGACTACGATTTTTTCACGAGCGATGCCTGTCGGAATTTGCTCAAAGAGCAAAATATCCAGTTGATTACATGGCGAGAAATAGGGAAATTGCTGCGATAA
- a CDS encoding DUF1572 family protein — translation MEVNSLEIIEIKKQIILRLEENTPRIEMCVATLTEAEVWQRPNPVSNSVGNLILHLCGNITQYAIASLGNEPDARDRDAEFAAEGGFSKLELLDKLASTVARAVETIRRASREELLRERTVQGFQMSGIGIMVHVCEHYSYHTGQIAFWTKLLKNKDLGFYAGVDLTVRNQD, via the coding sequence ATGGAAGTGAACTCACTTGAAATTATCGAAATCAAAAAACAGATTATTCTTCGGCTGGAGGAGAACACACCGCGCATTGAGATGTGTGTGGCGACTTTGACGGAAGCCGAAGTGTGGCAACGCCCGAACCCGGTCTCCAACAGTGTCGGCAACTTGATTTTGCACCTCTGTGGCAACATCACGCAATATGCGATTGCCTCGCTTGGCAACGAACCCGACGCACGCGACCGCGATGCCGAGTTCGCCGCCGAGGGAGGTTTCTCAAAATTGGAGTTGTTGGACAAGCTGGCTTCGACAGTGGCGCGAGCGGTCGAAACGATTCGCCGGGCAAGTCGGGAGGAATTGTTGCGCGAGCGCACGGTGCAGGGTTTTCAAATGAGCGGTATCGGCATCATGGTCCATGTGTGCGAGCATTACTCGTACCACACGGGGCAAATCGCTTTTTGGACCAAACTTTTGAAAAACAAAGATTTGGGTTTTTATGCGGGGGTTGATTTGACGGTGAGGAATCAAGATTAA
- a CDS encoding zinc ribbon domain-containing protein: MEKAYKNCQSCGLPMRRDELNGGTNADGTTSLQYCSLCYQDGRFTHPHMTMEEMKAWVKQRLQSFGFPGFIAGIFTRCIPKLQRWK; encoded by the coding sequence ATGGAAAAAGCCTACAAAAACTGTCAGAGTTGCGGCTTGCCAATGCGCCGCGACGAATTGAATGGTGGCACCAACGCTGATGGCACCACAAGTCTCCAATACTGCTCCCTTTGTTACCAAGACGGGCGCTTCACCCATCCGCACATGACGATGGAGGAAATGAAAGCGTGGGTGAAACAACGGCTTCAGTCCTTTGGGTTTCCGGGGTTTATTGCCGGGATTTTCACCCGTTGTATTCCAAAATTGCAGCGATGGAAGTGA